A window from Citrus sinensis cultivar Valencia sweet orange chromosome 3, DVS_A1.0, whole genome shotgun sequence encodes these proteins:
- the LOC102628542 gene encoding peter Pan-like protein — protein MARFRNSKKKGFVKSFVKKKQPTVDHITGDKIPKSFVFSRGKLPGPLRQLEMDLRKLMLPHTALNLKEKKRNNLKDFLNVAGPMGVTHFLMLSKTESAPYLRVARTPQGPTLTFKIHEYSLAVDVAQSQLRPRCPQDLFKTSPLIVLSGFGTGDQHLKLTTIMFQNIFPAIDINTVKLSTCQRIVLLNYNKDTKLIDFRHYSIRLQPVGVSRRLRKFVQSHQVPDLRSLQDVSDFVTKAGYGSESEADDEAATVTLVSDLGRVNRASTKSAVKLQEIGPRMTLQLIKVEEGLCSGSIIFSEYGTVGDKKKQKGSKQENQEDDEESEEDVKGSEED, from the exons ATGGCTCGTTTCCGGAAT AGTAAGAAGAAGGGATTTGTGAAGTCATTTGTGAAGAAGAAGCAGCCGACTGTGGATCACATCACCGGTGATAAGATTCCAAAGAGTTTTGTGTTTTCAAGAGGAAAGTTGCCTGGTCCTCTCAGGCAGCTTGAAATGGATTTAAGAAAGTTGATGCTTCCACACACTGCTCTCAACCTTAAG GAGAAGAAACGGAATAATCTCAAGGACTTTCTGAATGTTGCAGGGCCAATGGGTGTTACACATTTCCTCATGTTATCAAAGACTGAATCTGCACCCTACTTGAGGGTTGCAAGGACCCCTCAGGGCCCAACTCTTACATTTAAAATACACGAGTACTCATTAGCTGTTGATGTCGCCCAATCTCAATTGCGTCCTAGATGTCCTCAAGATCTTTTCAAAACTTCTCCTTTG ATTGTTCTTTCTGGTTTTGGAACTGGAGATCAACATCTAAAGCTCACAACTATTATGTTTCAGAACATCTTTCCGGCTATTGATATCAACACT GTGAAGCTTTCGACTTGCCAGAGGATTGTGTTGCTTAATTACAACAAAGACACAAAACTTATTGATTTTAGGCATTATTCTATTAGACTGCAACCTGTGGGTGTTTCCCGTAGACTAAGAAAATTTGTTCAGAGCCATCAAGTTCCAGATCTCAGGAGTCTCCAAGATGTGAGTGATTTTGTCACCAA GGCTGGTTATGGATCAGAAAGTGAAGCTGATGATGAAGCAGCAACAGTGACACTGGTAAGTGATCTTGGTAGAGTTAACCGAGCTTCTACAAAAAGTGCTGTAAAGCTTCAAGAGATTGGACCCAGAATGACTTTACAACTCATCAAGGTTGAGGAAGGATTGTGTTCTGGTAGTATCATCTTCAGTGAATATG GAACTGTTGGTGACAAGAAAAAACAGAAAGGAAGCAAGCAGGAGAATCAGGAAGACGATGAAGAAAGTGAGGAAGATGTTAAAGGCAGCGAGGAAGATTAG
- the LOC102629014 gene encoding pectinesterase inhibitor 6 has product MAGPNMFMLFMLLAWLAKSGESASGNRNNFVRDACSVTTYRDLCIHSLAPFSKSARNSPGKWARAGVSVTIGEVKNVTQFLYKLKRRNLMRGRNRLALLDCIECFQETIDELHMSLGILRRLSAREFDRQMDDLTTFVSAALTYEDTCLDGFEGQKATQVDLLKKRVLKTTYLASNALALINKLATTSLESLALADP; this is encoded by the coding sequence atggcAGGACCAAACATGTTCATGTTGTTCATGCTCCTTGCCTGGCTAGCAAAATCTGGCGAATCGGCATCCGGGAATAGGAATAACTTCGTCCGAGATGCATGTAGTGTGACAACATATCGAGATCTTTGTATCCACTCGCTAGCACCATTTTCTAAGAGTGCTAGGAATAGTCCTGGGAAGTGGGCGCGTGCTGGCGTCTCGGTGACAATAGGTGAGGTCAAGAACGTAACTcaattcttgtacaaattgaaGAGAAGAAACTTAATGAGAGGGAGAAATCGATTGGCTCTTTTAGATTGCATCGAGTGCTTTCAAGAAACCATTGATGAACTTCACATGTCGCTTGGCATACTGAGGAGGCTAAGTGCAAGAGAGTTTGATAGACAAATGGATGATCTCACAACCTTTGTGAGCGCTGCACTGACTTATGAGGACACTTGCTTGGATGGTTTTGAAGGGCAAAAGGCAACGCAAGTAGATTTGCTTAAAAAACGAGTTTTGAAAACAACTTATTTAGCAAGCAATGCTCTGGCTCTTATTAACAAACTTGCAACCACGAGTTTGGAAAGCCTTGCCCTTGCCGATCCataa
- the LOC102629297 gene encoding UDP-glucuronic acid decarboxylase 2-like: protein MGSELIYRGHDSQLATDSYSPKPIKPWFAVTQPIRYMLREQRLVFVLVGIAIATLFFTVIPTSYPASYGGPRGHVAISDSLSYYPVETYQRAYNPRVGFGAVNSGGKIPLGLKRKGLRIVVTGGAGFVGSHLVDRLIARGDSVIVVDNFFTGRKENVMHHFGNPNFELIRHDVVEPLLLEVDQIYHLACPASPVHYKFNPVKTIISNVVGTLNMLGLAKRVGARFLLTSTSEVYGDPLQHPQKETYWGNVNPIGVRSCYDEGKRTAETLTMDYHRGAGVEVRIARIFNTYGPRMCIDDGRVVSNFVAQALRKEPLTVYGDGKQTRSFQFVSDLVEGLMRLMEGEHVGPFNLGNPGEFTMLELAQVVQETIDPNAKIEFRPNTEDDPHKRKPDISRAKELLGWEPKVSLRKGLPKMVKDFRQRIFGDHKEGGAGATPDTTSSA, encoded by the exons ATGGGGTCTGAGCTCATATACAGAGGCCACGACAGTCAACTGGCGACGGATTCTTATTCCCCTAAACCCATCAAGCCATGGTTCGCCGTGACCCAACCGATTCGCTACATGCTCCGCGAGCAGCGACTCGTGTTCGTCCTCGTCGGCATTGCTATCGCCACCCTGTTTTTTACCGTCATTCCGACGTCGTATCCCGCCTCGTACGGTGGGCCCCGCGGCCACGTAGCGATCTCGGATTCGCTGTCGTATTACCCCGTCGAGACGTACCAAAGAGCCTACAACCCTCGCGTCGGGTTCGGGGCGGTGAATTCGGGCGGGAAGATTCCCCTGGGGCTGAAACGGAAGGGGCTTAGAATAGTCGTCACGGGTGGGGCGGGGTTCGTCGGGTCTCACCTCGTGGACCGTCTGATCGCGAGGGGCGACAGCGTGATCGTTGTAGATAATTTCTTCACGGGAAGGAAAGAAAACGTGATGCACCACTTTGGTAACCCGAATTTCGAGCTCATCAGACACGACGTCGTCGAGCCTCTCTTGCTTGAAGTCGACCAGATCTACCATCTCGCTTGTCCCGCATCTCCAGTTCATTACAAATTCAACCCCGTCAAGACTAttatatc GAATGTGGTGGGAACATTGAACATGCTTGGATTGGCGAAGAGAGTGGGAGCGAGGTTCTTATTAACGAGTACCAGTGAAGTATACGGTGACCCTCTTCAGCATCCACAGAAGGAGACTTACTGGGGCAACGTCAATCCTATCG GTGTCCGAAGTTGTTACGATGAGGGAAAGCGAACTGCTGAAACGTTGACCATGGACTACCACAGAGGAGCTGGCGTGGAG gTTAGGATTGCTAGAATTTTCAACACTTATGGACCCCGTATGTGTATCGATGATGGTCGCGTTGTCAGTAATTTTGTTGCTCAG GCTTTAAGGAAGGAGCCTTTGACTGTATATGGAGATGGGAAGCAGACTAGGAGTTTCCAATTTGTTTCTGATTTG GTGGAGGGTCTGATGCGCCTCATGGAGGGAGAACATGTGGGTCCTTTTAATCTTGGAAATCCGGGTGAATTTACCATGCTTGAACTTGCTCAG GTGGTCCAGGAAACAATTGACCCAAATGCAAAAATAGAGTTCAGGCCCAACACTGAAGATGATCCACACAAGAGGAAGCCTGATATCTCAAGGGCTAAAGAGCTTCTTGGTTGGGAACCAAAGGTATCATTGAGGAAGGGTCTCCCCAAGATGGTCAAAGATTTCCGGCAGCGTATCTTTGGTGACCACAAGGAAGGTGGTGCAGGTGCCACCCCCGACACCACGTCATCGGCGTAA